Proteins from a genomic interval of Phalacrocorax aristotelis chromosome 3, bGulAri2.1, whole genome shotgun sequence:
- the LOC142055677 gene encoding T-cell activation Rho GTPase-activating protein-like — protein sequence MQAGQPKGGRDLEEQGHPLGSSRWTWFCGDTRALLLPTASGGSTRRRRVLPWPFALRRGPAAAQAPGQAGSGCSRALFGQPLAALCGEDGTLPQPMQELLAVLQQEGPLTEGIFRRAASRSELQELREALDCSTDVDLASQPALLLAILLKDFLRSIPAKLLVNDLYEDWVAAMQKSSKEEKISELKAVADKLPAANLLLLRQLLSLLQHIGRSAATSRMSCSNLAICVGPNLLSPPNEELLPLEAMLEVTEKVRCIEQPAAAFPTCQSLAAPRSRDASSLEQMLLVRFPAAGLRARAWCAQVKVLVEFLVENCRELFGEETSDRSCPRAKESPAPAERSRDACLEEPSVPAAAAAAEHQAPPALPPSSLESMAGSLGHPGERASLLEERR from the exons ATGCAGGCTGGTCAGCCCAAGGGAGGACGCGACCTGGAGGAGCAAGGACACCCACTGGGCAGCAGCCGCTGGACGTGGTTCTGTGGGGACACgcgggctctgctgctgcccacagctt caggagggagcaccaggaggaggagggtgctgCCCTGGCCCTTTGCTctgcggcggggcccggccgctGCCCAGGcgccagggcaggcaggctcCGGCTGCAGCAGGGCGCTCTttgggcagcccctggcagccctCTGCGGGGAGGACGGCACGCTGCCCCAACCCATGCAG gagctgctggctgtcctgcagcaggaagggccATTGACGGAGGGGATATTCCgcagagctgccagcaggaGCGAGCTTCAGGAGTTGCGGGAGGCCCTGGACTGCAGCACAGACGTCGACCTGGCAAGCCAGCCGGCACTGCTGCTGGCCATCCTCTTGAAG GACTTCCTCCGAAGCATCCCCGCCAAGCTCCTCGTCAACGACCTCTACGAGGACTGGGTGGCAGCGatgcagaagagcagcaaggaggagaagatCTCAGAGCTGAAAGC GGTGGCCGACAAGTTGCCTGCagccaacctcctcctcctgaggCAGCTGCTGTCCCTCCTGCAGCACATCGGCCGCAGTGCAGCCACCAGCAGGATGAGCTGCAGCAACCTGGCCATCTGCGTTGGGCCGAACCTGCTGAGCCCGCCCAACGAGGAGCTGCTCCCGCTCGAGGCCATGCTGGAGGTCACTGAGAAGGTGCGCTGTATTGAGCAGCCGGCTGCAGCCTTCCCGACCTGTCAGAGCTTGGCTGCTCCAAGGTCTCGGGATGCCTCCTCCCTTGAGCAAATGCTGCTGGTCCGCTTTCCGGCAGCTGGCTTGAGAGCAAGGGCTTGGTGCGCGCAGGTGAAGGTGCTGGTGGAGTTTCTGGTGGAGAACTGCAGGGAACTCTTTGGGGAGGAGACGAGTGACCGTTCCTGTCCACGAGCCAAGGAGTCGCCAGCCCCCGCGGAGAGATCCAGAG atgcGTGTTTGGAAGAGCCAAGTGTCCCCGCAGCCGCAGCAGCCGCCGAGCATCAG GCACCTCCAGCTTTGCCTCCCTCCAGCCTCGAGAGCATGGCGGGCTCCCTGGGGCACCCAGGAGAACGGGCGAGCCTTTTGGAAGAGAGAAGATAA